The Geoalkalibacter sp. nucleotide sequence CCGACAATTCTTTCACCGTTGGCGGCAACCCCTTTTCATCGATGATTTGGCAAATGACCCTCAGCGTGTTTGCTTGTGGGTCGGTTATTTCCGATACCTTTTTCTTTCCCATGGCGATTGCTCCGTGTCGTAGCCACTGAGCGGATTAAGCCCAATTTATGACCACAAAATATACGACCTGATGAACATCAGGTCAATCAAAAAAACAGGACTTCTCGTCTGATTCCGTCATCTTGCACGTCCCTCCGGTAGGTAACGAACGCAAGTCCGGTTCAAGCCGGATGTAACCAGATAACCGACCAGAGGCGGAGCTGAGGCGGTTGTGGGTGCCATAGAACGCGCATCCCGACCGCCGCCGTTTTCTGGTATCCACGCCATCCAGCCCCCCGGTCCAACCGGAGGTGTTCGATGTTGGATGTACAGGAAATGAATGATGGGCCAGGGACGGATGACCTTGACAAAAACGGCAAACCCGGCCGCCTGTCGGGTGAGGCGAGGCTCCAGTCAGCCGCCTCCATTCTGGCCACGGCGGTCCTGCGCCGAAAGGCCAAAAAAGCATGTGTGGGCAATGAGTTAGATGTTTCCGAAGATTCGTCCCCTGTGCTCGGAGAAGGACTTGATTCATTGCCGGAACAGAGCATTCATTCATGACAACTCGTCCGGAAACCAAAATAAGGAGTTGAAAATGAATGAGTTACAGAACGCCGCCACCGGCGGCAAGAACCAGGACCGAACCCGAAACTCGGTCCTTCGGCAGATGGCCCTGCTGCAATCCATGTCCCTGGAGCAGCTCCGGGAAAAGTGGCTCGACCTCTACGGCGAAGAGCCGCCCCAGTACAAAAAGCAATTCCTCATCAAGCGGCTGGCCTATCGCATCCAGGAGCTTTTCTACGGCGGGCTGTCCGAGCAGGCCAAGGTCCATCTCCAGCAGGCAGCCAAGGAGGACCCGGTCGCCACTGTCAATCGACGCATCCCAGAGGAGCGGAAATCGAACGAGGCGATCCTGCCCGGGACCAGACTGGTGCGG carries:
- a CDS encoding DUF2924 domain-containing protein, giving the protein MNELQNAATGGKNQDRTRNSVLRQMALLQSMSLEQLREKWLDLYGEEPPQYKKQFLIKRLAYRIQELFYGGLSEQAKVHLQQAAKEDPVATVNRRIPEERKSNEAILPGTRLVRVWNDRRYEVIVLADGYEFEGRTFRSLSAVAREITGTRWNGKVFFGLKKVYGRKAEGGSDA